A genomic window from Gossypium hirsutum isolate 1008001.06 chromosome D10, Gossypium_hirsutum_v2.1, whole genome shotgun sequence includes:
- the LOC121222093 gene encoding uncharacterized protein produces MSLKSVKEIWDYLKVEYAGDERIRGMKVLNLIRDFELQKMKESKSVKEYSNRLLSIANKVRLLGSELNDSRIVEKLPVTVPEKFEATITTLENTKDLSKISLAELLNALQAQEQRRSMRQEEMIEGALPVKHQDNNMYKKKKNFKNQSMSGENSSGNYQKSKRGVVKKSYPPCHHCEKKGHSPFKCWKRPDAKCSKGNQLELEAVICKVKGQVQEVNAQVADQEEEGRLFVVTCFSSRESSESWLIDSGCTNHMMYGK; encoded by the coding sequence ATGTCTCTGAAATCAGTAAAGGAAATCTGGGATTACCTCAAGGTTGAGTATGCAGGAGATGAGAGGATTCGTGGAATGAAAGTCCTTAATCTAATCAGGGATTTCGAGTTGCAGAAGATGAAGGAGTCTAAGTCAGTGAAAGAATATTCTAATAGACTTCTCAGCATTGCCAACAAGGTGAGATTGCTTGGTTCTGAGTTGAACGACTCTAGAATCGTAGAAAAGCTACCGGTCACTGTTCCAGAGAAGTTTGAAGCCACCATTACTACTCTGGAGAACACCAAGGACCTGTCAAAGATCTCTCTTGCAGAGCTCTTGAATGCTTTACaagcacaagagcaaagaagatcCATGAGGCAAGAGGAAATGATAGAAGGTGCCTTACCTGTCAAGCATCAAGACAACAACAtgtataaaaagaagaaaaattttaagaACCAGTCGATGAGTGGAGAAAATTCATCAGGCAATTATCAGAAGAGCAAAAGAGGAGTTGTCAAGAAATCCTACCCACCTTGTCACCATTGTGAGAAGAAAGGTCATTCACCATTCAAATGTTGGAAAAGACCTGATGCCAAATGCTCCAAAGGTAATCAACTTGAACTTGAAGCAGTGATTTGCAAGGTCAAAGGCCAGGTGCAAGAAGTAAATGCACAAGTAGCTGATCAAGAAGAAGAAGGTCGATTGTTCGTGGTTACTTGTTTCTCAAGCAGAGAATCAAGTGAGAGCTGGTTGATTGATAGTGGGTGCACAAATCACATGATGTATGGCAAATAG